One window of Robiginitalea biformata HTCC2501 genomic DNA carries:
- a CDS encoding glutamine synthetase beta-grasp domain-containing protein, which translates to MSKAKLEYIWLDGYTPTANLRSKTKIESDFSGKLEDCPIWAFDGSSTKQAEGGSSDCLLKPVAIYPDPARKNGYLVMCEVLNPDGSPHETNSRATIDSDANDDFWFGFEQEYFIMDSHTDLPLGFPHGGYPGPQGLYYCSVGGKNTHGRELVERHADYCLEAGLNFEGINQEVACGQWEFQIFAKGAKTAGDQIWVARYLLDRLTEEYGWYIEYHPKPVRGDWNGSGMHANFSNTLLRTCGSKEIYEKVCEAFRPVTKEHIAVYGDENDLRLTGQHETQSIDEFSYGVSDRGASIRIPIMTVEKGWKGWLEDRRPASNGDPYKIAARIIKTVESADV; encoded by the coding sequence ATGAGCAAAGCAAAATTAGAGTATATCTGGCTGGACGGATACACCCCCACGGCCAACCTCAGAAGCAAGACCAAGATTGAATCCGACTTCAGCGGAAAACTCGAGGACTGCCCGATCTGGGCGTTCGACGGGAGTTCTACCAAACAAGCCGAAGGCGGATCGTCCGATTGCCTGCTGAAACCGGTCGCTATCTACCCGGACCCGGCCCGCAAGAATGGCTATCTGGTTATGTGCGAGGTCCTCAACCCTGACGGCTCGCCTCATGAGACCAACTCACGCGCCACCATCGATTCCGACGCAAACGACGATTTCTGGTTCGGTTTTGAACAGGAATACTTTATCATGGATTCCCATACAGACCTGCCGCTTGGCTTCCCGCACGGGGGCTACCCGGGGCCGCAGGGCCTGTATTACTGCTCCGTTGGCGGAAAGAACACGCACGGACGCGAACTCGTGGAGCGCCATGCAGATTACTGCCTGGAGGCCGGCCTGAACTTTGAAGGCATCAACCAGGAAGTGGCCTGCGGCCAGTGGGAATTCCAGATATTCGCCAAAGGCGCCAAAACCGCCGGCGACCAGATCTGGGTTGCCCGGTACCTCCTGGACCGCCTGACCGAAGAATACGGCTGGTACATCGAATACCACCCGAAACCGGTCCGGGGAGACTGGAACGGAAGCGGGATGCACGCCAATTTCTCGAACACGCTCCTGCGTACCTGCGGATCCAAAGAAATCTACGAGAAGGTATGCGAGGCTTTCCGCCCGGTAACCAAAGAGCACATCGCCGTTTACGGAGATGAAAACGACCTGCGCCTCACCGGCCAGCACGAAACCCAATCCATCGACGAATTCAGCTACGGCGTCTCCGACCGGGGAGCATCCATCCGGATCCCGATCATGACGGTTGAAAAAGGCTGGAAAGGCTGGTTGGAAGACCGTCGCCCGGCATCTAACGGCGACCCTTACAAGATTGCGGCCCGCATCATCAAAACAGTGGAAAGCGCCGACGTCTAG